One window of Leptotrichia sp. oral taxon 498 genomic DNA carries:
- a CDS encoding NUDIX hydrolase, translating to MNKNEEEQKWLDWAIELQSLAQAGLAYGKDKFDIERFERIREISAEMVAHKTEISVEKVKNLFCNESGYQTPKIDVRGVIFENDKILLIQESNGKWALPGGWADVYLSVKENVLKEVKEEAGIEASAEMIIALLDVTKNQKKKIPYGITKVFVLCKYVSGKFEKNIETVGSRYFGIDELPELEEKKITVDQIKMCFEANKNKDKWKVVFD from the coding sequence ATGAATAAAAATGAAGAAGAACAAAAGTGGCTAGACTGGGCAATTGAACTTCAAAGTCTAGCACAAGCAGGACTTGCTTATGGGAAAGATAAATTTGATATTGAGCGATTTGAGAGAATTAGGGAGATTTCGGCAGAAATGGTGGCTCATAAAACTGAGATTTCAGTGGAAAAGGTAAAGAATTTATTTTGTAATGAAAGTGGGTATCAGACGCCTAAGATTGATGTGAGAGGCGTGATTTTTGAAAATGATAAAATTCTTTTAATTCAGGAAAGTAACGGGAAATGGGCGTTACCAGGTGGATGGGCGGATGTTTATCTTTCTGTGAAGGAAAATGTGTTGAAGGAAGTTAAGGAAGAAGCTGGGATTGAGGCTAGTGCTGAGATGATTATTGCTTTACTGGATGTCACCAAAAATCAAAAGAAAAAGATTCCATATGGTATAACGAAAGTATTTGTTTTGTGTAAATATGTGAGTGGAAAATTTGAGAAAAATATTGAAACGGTTGGCAGCAGATATTTTGGGATTGATGAATTGCCTGAACTGGAAGAGAAAAAAATTACAGTTGATCAGATAAAGATGTGTTTTGAGGCGAATAAGAATAAGGATAAATGGAAGGTTGTCTTTGATTAG
- the guaA gene encoding glutamine-hydrolyzing GMP synthase, translating into MNEKKEKILIVDFGSQYTQLIARRIREMEVYCEIVPLIDVEKIKNGTEPVKGIILSGGPASVYEENAPTVDKAIFDLGLPILGICYGMQLITHLNGGKVEKADSREFGKAILEVINGENPLFKEIKKTSSIWMSHNDHITELPEGFEIIAQTDSSIAAITNNNGIYALQFHPEVVHSECGTEIIANFVFNICKCERNWKITSFIEEKTKAIKEIVGDEHVLLALSGGVDSSVAAVLINNAIGKQLTCMFVDTGLLRKDEGKKVLEYYKEHFNLNIVFVDAKDRFLNKLKGIDEPEAKRKIIGHEFIEVFNEEIRKLKGQEGAKFLAQGTIYPDVIESQSIKGPSHTIKSHHNVGGLPEDLKFELLEPLKELFKDEVRKVGHELGLPDTIINRHPFPGPGLGIRVIGEVTPEKVRILQEADDIFINALMEEGLYGKVDQAFVTLLPVKTVGVMGDQRTYEYVAAIRSVNTIDFMTATWSKLPYEFLGDVANKIINNVNGINRIVYDISSKPAATIEWE; encoded by the coding sequence TTGAACGAAAAAAAAGAGAAAATTTTAATTGTTGACTTCGGGTCGCAATATACTCAATTAATTGCAAGAAGAATTAGAGAAATGGAAGTTTACTGTGAAATCGTCCCATTAATTGATGTAGAAAAAATCAAAAATGGAACTGAACCTGTAAAAGGAATCATTCTTTCTGGAGGACCTGCTTCAGTTTATGAGGAAAACGCTCCAACAGTTGATAAAGCTATTTTTGATTTAGGATTACCTATTTTAGGAATCTGTTATGGAATGCAACTAATCACTCACTTAAACGGTGGAAAAGTTGAAAAAGCTGATTCGAGAGAATTTGGAAAAGCTATTTTAGAAGTTATAAACGGAGAAAATCCTTTATTTAAAGAAATTAAGAAAACTTCTAGCATCTGGATGAGTCACAACGACCACATTACTGAATTGCCTGAAGGATTTGAAATAATTGCACAAACTGACTCTTCAATCGCTGCAATTACAAATAACAATGGAATTTATGCATTGCAATTCCACCCAGAAGTAGTTCATTCTGAATGTGGAACTGAAATTATTGCTAACTTTGTTTTCAATATTTGTAAATGTGAAAGAAACTGGAAAATTACAAGTTTCATTGAAGAAAAAACAAAAGCGATTAAAGAAATCGTTGGAGACGAACATGTTTTACTTGCGTTATCAGGTGGTGTGGATTCTTCAGTTGCAGCTGTTTTGATTAATAATGCGATTGGAAAACAATTGACTTGTATGTTTGTAGACACTGGACTTCTTAGAAAAGACGAAGGTAAAAAAGTTTTAGAATATTATAAAGAACATTTTAATTTAAATATCGTTTTTGTTGATGCGAAAGATAGATTTTTAAATAAATTAAAAGGCATAGATGAGCCAGAAGCTAAAAGAAAAATTATTGGACATGAATTTATCGAAGTTTTCAATGAAGAAATTAGAAAATTAAAAGGTCAAGAAGGTGCAAAATTCTTAGCACAAGGTACAATTTACCCTGATGTTATCGAATCTCAATCAATAAAAGGCCCTTCTCATACGATAAAATCTCACCACAACGTTGGAGGACTGCCAGAAGACTTGAAATTTGAACTATTAGAGCCTCTAAAAGAATTGTTTAAAGATGAAGTTAGAAAAGTTGGACATGAATTGGGACTACCTGACACAATTATTAATAGACACCCATTCCCGGGACCAGGACTTGGAATTAGAGTAATTGGAGAAGTTACACCTGAAAAAGTAAGAATTTTACAAGAAGCTGACGACATTTTCATTAATGCTTTGATGGAAGAAGGATTATATGGAAAAGTGGATCAAGCATTCGTTACTTTATTACCTGTTAAAACTGTAGGAGTTATGGGTGACCAAAGAACTTACGAATATGTGGCAGCTATCCGTTCTGTAAACACTATTGATTTTATGACAGCAACTTGGTCTAAATTGCCTTATGAATTTTTAGGAGATGTTGCAAATAAAATTATCAATAATGTAAATGGTATAAACAGAATTGTTTATGATATTTCTTCTAAGCCTGCAGCTACGATTGAGTGGGAATAA
- a CDS encoding RNA-guided endonuclease TnpB family protein: MKYNLAFKYRIYPNKEQELLINKTFGCVRFVYNTILCIANKIYEETGKNKIVTPASLKSENQFLKEVDSLALSNAQLNVKRSFMNFFQKRAKFPRFKSKKNNVKSYTTNCVNNSIRIEETKYLVLPKLKKVKLKYHREIPKDYKIKSVTLTNSNGNYYVSILTEFEKEIQKNPSNDKVIGLDFSMSELFVSSENQRADYPRYFRMLEKKLKKLQKSLSRKVKFSKNWYKQKAKISKLHEYIKNCRKDFLHKLSKKLSEAYNAVVVEDLNMKGMSQALNFGKSVGDNGWGMFLRMLEYKLMFLGKQFLKTDKWFPSSKTCSKCGNVKEELKLSERSYKCECCGIEIDRDYNAALNIRDVGKEMLKY; the protein is encoded by the coding sequence ATGAAATATAATTTAGCATTCAAATACAGAATTTATCCAAATAAGGAGCAGGAATTATTGATAAATAAGACTTTTGGATGTGTTCGTTTTGTTTACAATACGATTTTGTGTATCGCTAATAAAATTTATGAAGAAACTGGAAAAAATAAAATAGTTACACCTGCCAGTTTGAAAAGTGAAAATCAATTTTTAAAAGAAGTAGATAGTCTGGCACTTTCAAATGCTCAATTGAATGTAAAACGATCGTTTATGAATTTCTTTCAAAAGAGAGCGAAGTTTCCAAGGTTCAAATCTAAAAAGAATAATGTTAAAAGTTATACGACAAATTGTGTGAATAATTCAATACGAATTGAGGAAACAAAATATTTGGTTTTGCCAAAATTGAAAAAAGTTAAATTAAAATATCATAGAGAAATACCGAAGGATTACAAGATAAAGTCAGTAACATTGACAAACAGTAATGGAAATTACTATGTTTCCATCTTGACAGAATTTGAAAAAGAAATTCAAAAAAATCCAAGTAATGATAAAGTGATTGGACTTGATTTTTCAATGTCTGAATTATTTGTCAGCTCTGAAAACCAAAGGGCTGATTATCCAAGATATTTTAGGATGTTGGAGAAAAAATTGAAAAAATTACAGAAATCATTATCGAGAAAAGTAAAATTCTCTAAAAATTGGTATAAGCAAAAAGCGAAAATATCAAAGTTGCATGAGTATATTAAAAATTGTCGAAAAGATTTTCTGCATAAATTATCAAAAAAATTGTCTGAAGCGTATAATGCTGTAGTTGTTGAGGATTTGAATATGAAAGGGATGAGTCAAGCATTAAATTTTGGGAAAAGTGTAGGAGATAATGGATGGGGAATGTTTTTGAGAATGCTTGAGTATAAACTGATGTTTTTAGGGAAACAATTTTTGAAGACAGATAAATGGTTTCCATCGTCGAAAACTTGTAGTAAATGTGGAAATGTTAAAGAGGAACTGAAATTATCAGAAAGAAGTTATAAATGTGAGTGCTGTGGAATTGAAATTGATAGAGATTACAATGCGGCACTGAATATAAGAGATGTTGGAAAAGAAATGTTGAAATATTAG
- the mnmA gene encoding tRNA 2-thiouridine(34) synthase MnmA — translation MSGGVDSSVAAILLKEQGYDVIGVFMKNWEEKDENGVCMAEEDYKDVIAVAEQLGIPYYSVNFVKEYWDKVFTYFLDEYKKGRTPNPDVMCNKEIKFRAFLDYAMKIGADYVATGHYARIVHEEKDGKIKSTMLRGIDDNKDQTYFLCQLNQEQLEKVLFSLGEYTKPQIREIAEKYNLATAKKKDSTGICFIGERDFNKFLSQYLPAKGGNIVNTQGKVLGHHNGLMYYTIGQRKGIGIGNTKEGTYACFTTIIFSHQYC, via the coding sequence ATGTCGGGCGGGGTAGATTCTTCAGTTGCGGCTATTTTGCTTAAAGAACAGGGATACGATGTAATTGGGGTTTTTATGAAGAACTGGGAAGAGAAGGACGAAAATGGAGTCTGCATGGCGGAAGAGGACTATAAGGATGTGATTGCTGTGGCAGAGCAGTTGGGGATACCTTATTATTCGGTGAATTTTGTGAAGGAATATTGGGATAAAGTTTTTACGTATTTTTTAGATGAATATAAAAAGGGAAGAACTCCTAATCCTGATGTGATGTGTAATAAGGAAATCAAATTCCGTGCATTTCTAGATTATGCGATGAAGATTGGGGCCGATTATGTGGCAACAGGGCATTATGCGAGAATTGTTCACGAGGAAAAAGATGGGAAAATCAAATCAACTATGTTAAGAGGAATTGATGATAACAAGGATCAGACGTATTTTCTTTGCCAATTAAATCAGGAACAGCTGGAAAAAGTTCTGTTTTCATTGGGAGAATATACAAAGCCACAGATTCGTGAAATAGCTGAAAAATATAATTTGGCAACGGCGAAGAAAAAAGACAGCACAGGAATCTGCTTTATTGGAGAACGTGACTTTAATAAGTTTTTATCGCAATACTTGCCTGCAAAAGGTGGAAATATTGTAAATACACAAGGAAAAGTGCTGGGGCATCATAATGGGCTTATGTATTACACAATTGGACAAAGAAAGGGAATCGGAATCGGAAATACAAAGGAAGGAACTTATGCTTGTTTTACCACTATTATTTTCTCCCACCAGTATTGTTAA
- a CDS encoding YifB family Mg chelatase-like AAA ATPase encodes MAISLFSCSYFGIDTYIVEVEVDLSRGLPVFNIVGMGDQAISESKERIRSCFKNMEFEFPVRRVLVNLSPANIKKKGSHFDLSIFLGILANIGKIPNIEIFKNYLILGEISLNGKIKSVTGAINAAILAKEKNFLGVIVPFENYNEAKLISGIEIVPVQNIQEVLDFFEKEISVEDLCKNADEKNIEISKNKNDEIKEKDSQNEDEKIDFCDVKGQFLAKRALEIAAAGGHNVFLIGDPDSGKSMLAKRFTTILPEMTEEEIIETTKIYSISGLLSEKDPIITKRPFRAPHYSATEVALAGGATRVGEITLALNGVLFLDEVGEFEGKTLETLRQPLEDGKIVISRANFTMTYPVKSITITASNPTPSGYFPDNPLCHDSPLDIKRYQKKFSGPLLDRMDLYVEMRQLKKEELFCETLSEKSEVIQKRVIKAREIQKKRFKSNMLNYAMTKRQINKYCKIDKKTQEIMKEAVDNLKLSARMFDKLLKVSRTIADLAGEENIKKEHLLEALNYRKK; translated from the coding sequence ATGGCTATAAGTTTATTTAGTTGTAGCTATTTTGGGATAGATACATATATTGTGGAAGTGGAAGTCGATTTGTCACGAGGACTTCCTGTGTTTAATATTGTTGGAATGGGGGATCAGGCAATTTCTGAGAGCAAGGAGAGAATTAGAAGCTGCTTTAAAAATATGGAATTTGAGTTTCCAGTCAGAAGAGTTCTTGTGAATTTATCTCCAGCAAATATTAAAAAAAAAGGAAGTCATTTTGATTTAAGTATTTTTTTAGGAATACTTGCAAATATTGGGAAAATTCCAAATATTGAAATTTTTAAAAATTATTTGATTTTGGGAGAAATTTCTTTAAATGGTAAAATAAAATCGGTGACTGGAGCAATAAATGCGGCTATTTTGGCAAAAGAAAAAAATTTTTTAGGAGTGATTGTACCATTTGAAAATTACAACGAAGCTAAACTTATTTCGGGAATTGAAATAGTTCCTGTGCAAAATATACAAGAGGTTTTAGATTTTTTTGAAAAAGAAATAAGTGTGGAAGACTTATGTAAAAATGCGGATGAAAAAAATATTGAGATTTCAAAAAATAAAAATGATGAAATAAAAGAAAAAGATTCTCAGAATGAAGATGAAAAGATAGACTTTTGCGATGTAAAAGGTCAGTTTTTAGCAAAAAGAGCGCTAGAAATTGCCGCCGCTGGAGGACATAATGTATTTTTAATAGGAGATCCTGATTCAGGAAAGTCAATGCTTGCAAAAAGATTTACGACGATACTTCCCGAGATGACAGAAGAAGAAATAATTGAAACTACAAAAATTTACAGCATTTCAGGACTTTTGAGTGAAAAAGATCCGATAATTACGAAAAGACCTTTTCGTGCGCCACATTATTCAGCTACAGAAGTGGCACTTGCGGGAGGTGCAACAAGAGTTGGAGAAATAACTTTGGCATTAAATGGAGTGCTATTTTTAGATGAAGTTGGAGAATTCGAGGGAAAAACACTAGAAACTTTGCGCCAGCCTTTGGAAGATGGGAAAATAGTTATTTCCAGAGCAAATTTTACGATGACGTATCCTGTGAAAAGTATAACAATCACAGCTTCAAATCCTACGCCAAGTGGATATTTTCCTGATAATCCGCTTTGCCACGACAGTCCTTTGGATATAAAAAGATACCAAAAAAAATTTTCAGGACCACTTTTGGATAGAATGGATTTGTATGTAGAAATGCGCCAGTTAAAAAAGGAAGAGCTATTTTGTGAAACTTTATCAGAAAAATCTGAAGTTATTCAAAAAAGAGTAATTAAAGCCAGAGAAATTCAAAAAAAGCGATTTAAATCGAATATGTTAAATTATGCAATGACTAAAAGACAAATAAATAAATATTGTAAAATTGATAAAAAAACTCAGGAAATAATGAAAGAAGCGGTTGATAACTTAAAGTTGTCAGCGAGAATGTTTGACAAATTATTAAAAGTTTCACGAACGATTGCTGATCTTGCGGGAGAAGAAAATATAAAAAAAGAGCATTTATTAGAAGCACTTAATTATCGAAAAAAATAA